cacgagcggcgggagcgcggacagcggcggtagcgcggaaggtacggatttctccgtccctggttttttaggggggaaaaaaggggtggagaaattcgtaccgctgggggtaaagtggttaaataattcgacttccagcaattactggaggctgaattatagtgtttttttttttaagtaacttcagctctgtcttctgacggcgctgaagttactcactgctgcgcccaagtctcctgcgctggaatgaaagtgttcggGCTGGGAGTAGGGTGGGCAAAGCAAACACAGagtggcttgttcacacctagggggggggttgtgggttttttgtttgtttgtttgtttgtttgtttgtttgtttgtttgtttgtttttttaagtgctggcgatttcagaaatctccccctaaaagcacttgtgcaacgaTTACCTGTGAGAgttttcacatatgagcggttcgattccgatttTCTCACCACAGCGCTCTCTGTACCATTTTCTGGctgatttgcctataatggaaggtataggaaaatcgcaaaatgcttgaaaaagcactttgtatagcaatttcccaaacgctttcatgaataaatgcattgtatttattcatttccaggtacaagagttcacttcctaactgacgtccggaagtggaaaaaaaacctttgcaaaagcacttaaaaaagtgctttatacagTGCAGATAGAGCCAAAATGGAAAAATGTttccatttacttttttttttcttttcttactaTACAAaactcactaaaatcaaaatgtggacagtgcaatacatatgttatacagtggcttgcaaaagtattcggcccccttaaagttttccacattttgtaaaattactgacacaaacatttcagtcacattagatggacagcgtttgtgaacagcagttttcagatcttgccacatattctcgataggatttagatctggactttgactgggccattctaacacatggatatcttttgttttaaaccattccattgttgccctggctttatgtttagggtcgttgtcctgcaggaaggtgaacctccgccccagtctccagtcttttttgcagactccaagaggttttcttccaagaatagtatttggcttcatccatcttcccatcaactctgaccagcttccctgtccctgctgaagagaagcacccctagagcatgatgttgccaccaccatctgtgacagtggggatggtgtgttcagagtgatgtgcagtgttagttttccgccacacatagcatttgcattttggccaaaaagttacatttcggtctcatctgaccagagcacattcttccacatgtttgctgtgtcccccacatggcttgcggcaaactgcaaacaggacttcttatgctttctgttaacaatggctttcttcttgccactcttccataaaggccaactttgtgcagtgcacgactaatagttgtcctatggacaaattcccccacctgagctgtagatctctgcagctcgtccagagtcagcatgggcctcttgactgcatttctgatcagcgctctccttatttggcctgtgagtttaggtggacggccttgtctctgtaggtttacagttgtgccatacgccttccatttctgaatgatagcttgaacattgctccgtgggatgttcaaggctttggaaatctttttgtagcctaagcctcctttaaatttctcaataacttgatccctgacctgtctggtgtgttctttggacttaatggtgttgttgctcccaatattgtcttagacaacctctgaggctgtcgcagagcagctatatttgtactgacattagattacacacaggtgcactatatttagtcattagcactcatcaggcaatgtctatgggcaactgactgcattcagaccaaagggggttgcataattacgcacgccccactttgcagttatttatttgtaaaaaaatatttggaatcatgtatgatttttgttccacttctcacgtgtacaccactttgtattggtctttcacatggaattccaataaaattgattcatgtttgtatcagtaatgtgacaaaatgtggaaaacttcaaggggacggaatacttttgcaagccactgtataagtaaagcaagtatttactgtatataccggTATGTGTTGGTTTGTTTTTTAGATAGtacggctgacagctcctctttaaaagtattttattgataaggtgagaaaatatttccttggagaaaagttaataggatatggcccacccTTTTTCATCTTCAGCATCCTGGTAGATGGCAGCAcatttttatcaagagtgtcctCGTACATTTCTCCATTCACCCTTCCTCAAATCATTTGAAGTCTTCTAGTACCATATGCTAAAAAAAGCTCCACTCCATGATGTTCCCACCACAAACATCCCTGTAGctatgtaaaatacatatttattattTGTTGGTATTCTCATCCCGACACCTTTTTTCTTGTAATTTCCAATAATGCAACTTTAACATCCTGATTTCTCAAGGTATAGATGAAAGGGTTCAGCATTGGAGTCACAACACTGTAAAACAAGGTGGCCATTTTGTCCTGATTGGTCACATGACTGTCTCTTGGCCTTATGTACATAAATATGATTGTCCCATAGAACAGAGTTACCACTGTAATGTGTGAAGCACACGTAGAGAAAGCCTTCTTTCGTCCCACTGATGTACTGATTTTTAGTATACTGGAGATAATGTAGCCATAGGTAATGAGAATGAGGAAACATGGGAGCATAACTACGAATATGGCACAAAGGAAAATTACCATTTTATTAAGTGAGACATCTGTACATGCCAGCTCCAGTACAGCGGGCACTTCAcagaaaaaatgattgatatttggacCACAAAAAGACAATCTCAGTGTAAGGACTGTGTGTATTAATGAGTTTACCAGACCCCCAATCCAAGAGCCACTAGCCATCTTAATGCACAAGGCCGGATGCATTGTAGTAGTGTAGTGTAATGGACTGCATATAGCCACATAACGATCATAAGCCATTGCTAACAAGAGATAACACTCTGTACTTCCTAAACAGAGATGGATAAAGAGTTGGGTGAAACAACCAACAAACGAAATGCCTCTCTTGGCAGACAGAAAGTTTATGAGCATTTTGGGGACTGTGCTTGAGGTGAACGAGATGTCCAGAAAGGACAAATTACTCAAAAATACGTACATTGGGGTGTGTAGTTGGGGGCTTATCCTGctaataaaaataataagaacATTACCAGTAAGTGATGCCAGGTAGCAAATAAAAAATATCACAAATAAAATAATCTGGATGTCTTGACGGCCAGTGAGCCCCATGAGAATGAATTCATGAACACTTGTGAAGTTCCGTTTATTCATCATTATGAAGATGGCCTGGAGAGAAAATGATAAAGTTATAAGGATGCAATTTAGGAATAGAGGTAAACTGTGTATGAGTAAACAGATCATTTCTTAGCATGACTTCACCAATGATCCCTCAAGTTACACTGTGCACCTGTCAGCTTCTCTTCTTTTCAGTTATATACCTACAGTGGgacaaaagtaaaaataaattaatgattAAAATAACATCTGtaaaactaaataataataattaactaATAGGACGTTAGCTATTCAGAAAGCTTGCCAATTACTGTTTTTTTTCGGACAGTAAGATGatccagactataagatgcacctaggtttaaatagactcagagatgaatcttcttgccctttttttttttttttgtttacctacccggggcttcctccagccccataagcatagaTGTTGCACAGCACTGCCCTGCTGCGATTTCCCATTAAGTCGCCGTCAACTCCCGGGACgtggctcagtctgactgagtgatgtCAGCCAGGgccttctgcgcttgtgcagacggtccacgcatgtgcagaaggtccgccgctgatgtcactgagccgcttacccGGGGCTCACCGTGAAAAATACGGTAGCACCTGCATTTACTCATTTTCAAAGTACTGTAAGGCAGGTATTAGAGTTTTATAGGCTATTCTGCTGAAGAAAggcgagttattactattatgcccgctcccaccaccactgcagcacctacctatctaagatatactgcagcacctacctacctaacctatactgcagcacctacctacctaacctatactgcagcacctacctacctaatctatactgcagtacctacctacctacctaacctatactgcagcacctgcctatctaatctatactgcagcacctacctacgtaccgaatctatactgcagcacctacctacctacctaacctatactgcagcacctacctacctacctaacctatactgcagcacctacctatctaagctatactgcagcacctacctatctaagctatactgcagcacctacctacctaatctatactgcagcacctacctacctaacctatactgcagcacctacctacctacctaatctatactgcagcacctacctacctacctaatctatactgcagcacctacctacctacctaatctatactgcaggcacctacctacctaatctatactgcagcacctacctacctaacctatactgcagcacctacctacctaacctatactgcagcacctacctacctcacctatacagcagcacctacctacctacctcacctatactgcagcacctacctacctacctaatctatactgcagcacctacctacctaatctatactgcagcacctacctacctacctaatctatactgtagcacctacctacctaacctatactgcatcacctacctacctacctaatctatactgcagcacctacttacctaacctatactgcagcacctacctacctacctaatctatactgcagcaccttttaGCTAGGTCACAGCAGCGCGTACTGGTGGATTAATCCTCAGAGGATAATGGTGCAAGCCTAAAACAGCAAGGAAACATAAACGCACATAGCGGGTAAACCTTCACTACTTGTACACCCAGTGTTGATACCACACTTTGTGCGAATGGACTGAACCTCCACCTCATGCAGGACAGGGGTCACACTCCCCCCTTCAttcccctgctcaccagataaCTTCCTGATTCGGGCATATCAAGGAATACCATTAATGTAGTTTCGCCGGTAGAACTAGAAAAAACATAGAGAGCCGCCTctcatagcataaaacctttttTAATATGGCTAAAAGCCCCACATAAAAGATGCGTACCAGATTAAAAGCATAACGAGCATATCTCACATATCCTGATGGATGTCAGCCGGATTCCTCGCCGCAGCGCCGGAGACCTCCGTCTATGTGTTGTACCAGGAAGCGTGCGTGTCcaaggctccgccctacgcgtttcgtcactaaggggcgtgactcatcaggggcaatgGACACGCTCGCACGCTCTGTCCTTACATATGCGAGTGCCCGCCCAGAATTCCTCCCACCTCTGCAGGCCCCTATCACAGGTGTACATCTATGCGGCCAGCCAGCAGTGAGGCGGTGACTCCGGCAGGCAACCCCTGCATACCAATCCTAAACTTTACAActaaaaaatattaataacaaGATTTACATAAACATGACAACAAGCCCTCCCTAAAAGGTTCTACACAGCGGCGCCTGATCTTATCAAGCATATTGCTTTACAGTATCCTATATAAGTGTTTCCAAATTAGCATTCAGCGATGCCCTATAACCTACTCAATCTTCACCAATACCCTGCCACCCTCTCACACAGTTTACAAAACAGTCCCATTCCAGTCCTCTATTAGGAGGACACAGTGTTTCATTAGGCAATAAACGTTAGTGAATTCACAACCCCATCCATCGCCaacatttcccccctccccttccccccagtaaccTCAAGG
This DNA window, taken from Hyperolius riggenbachi isolate aHypRig1 chromosome 3, aHypRig1.pri, whole genome shotgun sequence, encodes the following:
- the LOC137562245 gene encoding olfactory receptor 2G3-like; the protein is MMNKRNFTSVHEFILMGLTGRQDIQIILFVIFFICYLASLTGNVLIIFISRISPQLHTPMYVFLSNLSFLDISFTSSTVPKMLINFLSAKRGISFVGCFTQLFIHLCLGSTECYLLLAMAYDRYVAICSPLHYTTTMHPALCIKMASGSWIGGLVNSLIHTVLTLRLSFCGPNINHFFCEVPAVLELACTDVSLNKMVIFLCAIFVVMLPCFLILITYGYIISSILKISTSVGRKKAFSTCASHITVVTLFYGTIIFMYIRPRDSHVTNQDKMATLFYSVVTPMLNPFIYTLRNQDVKVALLEITRKKVSG